From the Daphnia magna isolate NIES linkage group LG3, ASM2063170v1.1, whole genome shotgun sequence genome, one window contains:
- the LOC123470706 gene encoding uncharacterized protein LOC123470706: MSQPPFPLPTIIEDNEEYDWETTNDLVRLKRSRTTSKSAHTRSGNRLQRAIRVGDDCDIIRPLRAIYVRDYDELEAIHDRFVRLSAPNLSDEAIKGETDWLQAVIYEHKAVLAVCDDHLTKFTNRRSESISSRHSSRASNVSSARVKIQEAERLQQEAELKLQQAQDEAVCRAAEDAALRQAEDYQRAVTADRQQRELKAQIELQRLSGAILKRQINEMTGDDPEPPQQTQITTSVPSNVSSGTCLPPTTTVTSSSYQAINTQNPIQVTTPSAIRLTTTSNNPDASMSATPAIGSHHPKSLTPTRLFTPPVSVPTTTPKPIASSTGSTGFLNQVFGLASRAYEAVTPRRPSNHPVPISDRQRNVPAASAQTPAPNPAFVSPPAQSVNGAISQTTRGVSVQPPKSVSNPAPNPAPYVPTTTSSAPQSAYQQTHAGSRQQAPPPAFASGFVPPPQYHHQQVPHWVPPPPAAPPNNAPPSFTPAPNHDTPLPTSEPFPSNGMAPPPFPSGPSSHSVPPQTFVNRSRVYTPDAWIHTLEESNATLGRSGVKPPRMKAPSFDGDPRHWPMFIQMFKVFVHDAVGSDAERIAHLYDALTPAIRKDIGGALLNPGLYQHALSELHKRYGNAQIVSQACTSSLLKLQPFRDNDYKALRAFSSDLHSVVATLQLGGYGLELHSHATLSQLVAKLPPALRSRWGEKSWSMQPHLSTVEDLDKWLDGVSMAEHSIRAGFIETPHPKPFKKPTDGKRHGTPSHNVFNTTTDKTDKSDQSRCPGCKSTHSHHLKDCRQFKAVPVEKRAAIVKECNACLRCLGRDHLSKECRRTERCNQQNCDGVHHPLLHGAPRLYPKKGDPKTSGFSGSVATGSTKRTLLPIVPVILRANGKETQLFALLDSGSEISVIKRGVATLLGLEGRVEQVVTRTVDGESRPTSHKIVKFDITSLDGRFTFNIMDVHVMDTFRLSKNSIDLTGLSKKWPHLAHVPIHSVLDEDVAILIGQDHPAAIEIFETRKDPYDQRAPRAHLTAFGWCVAGPAAQAEDKSRNCFHLSLAENRCDTLLQQFIEFDTFGTKPNVAKPISQDEAKAWKILRETTKHNGERYESGLLWKLDDPALPNNFFAAQRRFSSLERKFSRDNKLAETYKGVINTYVQLKHAHKLTKAEIDAGPSNRTWYNPHHPVFNPNKPGKCRVVFDLSAKCHGTCLNDVLLRGPDLLTNLVGILLRFRQYAVPVIGDIEKMFHQVRVRPIDGPAFRFLWRDPGSTKPVDVYQMDVHLFGAVSSPAVCSNALQQTVKDYGNDNLLRHITRHFYMDNWLVSFPTEAEAISTAHRLTETLIKGGFPLTQWATSNAIVRKSLPGQQLEGTVINMDLDAEPIERTLGLVWNFRLDAFILGASVSTDGRTKRDLLKAIFSIFDPLGFLVPIVFQAKFLMQDIWRRKFDWDEELDQDLIDRWIQWARPLPSLNGLVLDRCITPTSNDVVVTELHAFGDASEMGYGAVCYARFVYRNGTADTRLLISKSRVAPLKFMTIPRLELNAAVLAARLAAQVREEHDLIFETTTYWSDSTTVLSWIKSSSCRFHTYVGNRIGEILETSSPNEWNYVPSTANPADDASRGLDAVEFNLEHRWFSGPDFLKISTDWPCNPSFPPLKSNDPEIRETTWVGQVQLVDNELNKLIERKSRIHIIVRTVAYMFRFIANARQNPEQRKLDGLSAEEISSARNVLLRYAQSNVYRDEVDDLRAGRQIESSSSLIKLSPYLDHRGLLCVGGRIDKAPLPIDTRHPIILPRQQRLTELILFQMHLDRAHLSAEQLHHEARSQYWIPKGRITAQRVFSMCCPCKRKYAKGLRPKMAGLPSFRLKTGYPAFTHTGVDYFGPIDTTIFRRIVKRWGCLFTCLTSRCVHLEMAYSLDTSSFISALDRFQNRRGVPASFHSDNGTNFVGAQRELAECLQNLNQHAILKHLGRQPTKWYFNPPIAPHFGGAWERMVRSAKSALRSVLGKQRLTDEILVTALSHIENVLNSRKLTATSDDPSDPESLTPNHLLLGRANPNVPPDVFSEADLCAKKRWRISQALADQFWCRWMKEIIPGLTEREKWYQDQPNLEVGDIVVFIDPSTPRGVWPTGKVIQVVAGKDGIVRSAHIQTNGTERHRPVHQLLLIESVHVREGATNPVDRRAGDVGNSAVAKTVKFAESTEPDLATPEIGSGKSVTKGGATDDPTLQNNEPTGAHVAAH; encoded by the coding sequence ATGTCTCAACCACCTTTTCCGCTTCCTACGATCATCGAAGATAACGAGGAGTATGATTGGGAAACTACTAACGATCTTGTACGTCTTAAACGATCCCGAACGACTAGTAAATCGGCTCATACCAGATCGGGAAATAGGCTACAGAGAGCAATCCGAGTAGGTGATGATTGTGACATCATCCGACCGTTAAGGGCCATTTACGTTCGTGATTACGATGAGCTAGAAGCAATACACGACCGATTCGTACGACTCTCCGCCCCAAACCTTTCGGATGAAGCTATCAAAGGTGAGACAGACTGGTTACAAGCGGTTATCTACGAGCACAAAGCGGTTTTAGCCGTTTGTGACGATCATCTGACCAAATTCACAAACCGTAGGTCGGAGTCAATTTCATCCAGGCATTCCTCACGCGCATCCAACGTATCTTCTGCCCGCGTTAAGATTCAAGAAGCGGAACGATTGCAGCAAGAAGCAGAACTTAAGCTCCAACAAGCTCAAGACGAAGCGGTCTGTAGAGCAGCCGAAGATGCGGCCTTACGCCAAGCCGAAGATTATCAACGGGCAGTAACAGCCGATCGTCAGCAGAGAGAGCTCAAAGCGCAAATAGAACTCCAACGTCTTTCTGGCGCCATCTTAAAAAGGCAAATTAACGAGATGACCGGAGACGACCCAGAACCGCCTCAGCAGACGCAGATCACTACGAGTGTTCCGTCAAACGTATCGTCGGGTACATGTCTACCACCGACAACCACCGTAACGTCTTCCAGTTATCAGGCGATCAACACACAAAACCCGATTCAAGTCACGACACCCAGCGCAATCAGATTGACAACAACATCGAACAATCCTGATGCGTCGATGAGCGCGACGCCAGCGATTGGATCACATCATCCGAAGTCGTTGACACCCACTAGGCTCTTCACACCGCCGGTTTCGGTACCGACTACAACGCCGAAACCAATCGCTTCGTCCACAGGCTCCACTGGATTTTTAAATCAAGTTTTCGGGCTCGCTTCGAGGGCATACGAAGCTGTTACCCCAAGAAGACCCTCAAATCATCCGGTTCCAATCTCAGACAGGCAAAGAAACGTACCTGCGGCCTCTGCCCAGACGCCTGCTCCGAACCCAGCTTTCGTTTCACCCCCAGCACAATCGGTTAATGGAGCGATAAGTCAGACGACGAGAGGAGTCTCCGTTCAACCCCCTAAGTCTGTTTCGAACCCAGCGCCAAATCCGGCTCCTTACGTACCAACTACGACATCTAGTGCTCCGCAATCCGCCTATCAACAAACGCACGCTGGCTCTCGACAACAAGCCCCGCCACCGGCATTTGCGAGCGGTTTCGTGCCACCCCCGCAATACCATCACCAGCAAGTCCCTCACTGGGTGCCACCTCCGCCAGCTGCCCCCCCAAATAACGCACCACCGTCGTTCACCCCCGCTCCAAATCACGACACGCCGCTACCTACGTCCGAACCGTTCCCTAGTAACGGTATGGCACCGCCGCCTTTTCCATCAGGTCCATCGAGTCACTCGGTCCCTCCGCAAACATTCGTCAACCGCTCACGGGTTTACACGCCGGATGCGTGGATCCATACCCTTGAAGAATCAAATGCTACCTTAGGACGTTCCGGTGTCAAACCACCACGGATGAAGGCGCCAAGTTTTGATGGGGATCCACGGCATTGGCCCATGTTCATCCAGATGTTTAAAGTCTTTGTCCATGACGCCGTAGGTTCCGACGCCGAACGCATCGCCCATCTCTATGATGCACTCACACCTGCTATCCGGAAGGACATTGGCGGAGCATTGCTGAACCCGGGACTTTACCAGCACGCCCTCAGTGAACTTCACAAGCGATATGGGAACGCCCAAATCGTCTCCCAGGCTTGCACGTCATCTCTGTTAAAACTTCAGCCTTTCCGAGATAACGACTACAAAGCTCTGCGGGCTTTCTCGTCCGATCTCCACTCCGTTGTAGCAACTTTACAGCTCGGCGGTTACGGATTGGAGCTCCACAGCCACGCAACACTTTCCCAACTTGTCGCCAAGCTTCCACCCGCGTTACGAAGCCGGTGGGGAGAGAAAAGCTGGTCCATGCAGCCTCACTTATCTACGGTAGAGGACCTGGACAAATGGCTAGACGGAGTCTCTATGGCCGAGCATTCCATCCGCGCTGGATTCATAGAGACACCCCATCCGAAACCTTTCAAGAAGCCTACCGACGGGAAACGGCATGGTACTCCTAGCCACAACGTTTTCAACACCACCACCGACAAGACCGACAAATCTGACCAATCAAGATGCCCGGGGTGTAAGTCCACACACTCCCACCACCTAAAGGATTGTAGGCAGTTTAAAGCGGTCCCAGTTGAAAAAAGAGCCGCTATCGTAAAGGAGTGCAACGCTTGTCTTCGTTGCCTAGGCCGCGACCATCTCAGTAAAGAATGCCGCCGAACAGAGAGGTGTAACCAGCAAAATTGCGACGGTGTCCACCACCCTCTGCTACACGGGGCTCCGCGACTATACCCCAAAAAGGGAGACCCGAAGACATCTGGTTTTTCCGGATCGGTAGCCACCGGATCGACCAAGCGTACTCTTCTTCCTATCGTTCCGGTAATCCTGCGCGCCAACGGGAAGGAGACTCAACTGTTCGCTCTGCTCGATAGCGGTAGTGAAATATCGGTCATCAAACGAGGTGTAGCAACGCTTCTCGGGTTGGAAGGTCGAGTGGAACAAGTCGTCACAAGAACAGTTGATGGAGAAAGCCGACCGACCTCCCACAAGATAGTTAAATTCGACATTACTTCTCTGGACGGTCGCTTCACCTTCAATATCATGGACGTGCACGTGATGGATACCTTCCGTTTGAGCAAGAATTCCATTGATCTCACGGGTCTTTCAAAGAAATGGCCACACCTCGCTCATGTGCCAATCCACTCGGTGCTTGACGAAGACGTCGCTATCCTGATCGGACAGGATCATCCTGCTGCGATCGAGATCTTTGAAACCCGCAAAGATCCGTACGATCAACGGGCGCCTCGTGCTCACCTCACTGCATTTGGTTGGTGCGTTGCCGGTCCCGCTGCACAAGCTGAGGACAAGAGTCGGAACTGCTTCCATCTCAGCCTAGCCGAGAACCGATGCGACACCTTACTACAACAGTTCATCGAATTCGACACCTTTGGCACCAAACCTAACGTCGCGAAGCCAATCAGCCAAGACGAAGCGAAAGCCTGGAAAATCTTGAGGGAGACTACAAAACACAATGGCGAGCGCTACGAGTCCGGTCTATTGTGGAAGTTGGATGACCCAGCTTTACCCAACAACTTTTTCGCAGCCCAACGACGTTTCTCCAGCCTCGAAAGGAAATTTTCGAGGGATAACAAGCTGGCTGAAACTTATAAAGGTGTCATAAACACTTACGTCCAACTGAAGCATGCTCATAAATTAACTAAGGCCGAAATCGACGCTGGGCCTTCTAATCGGACATGGTACAACCCACATCATCCGGTATTCAATCCGAACAAACCAGGAAAGTGCCGTGTTGTATTCGACCTATCCGCAAAGTGTCATGGAACATGTCTAAATGACGTTCTACTGCGAGGTCCGGATCTTCTCACAAACCTTGTCGGAATACTTCTCCGCTTTCGACAATATGCGGTTCCGGTAATCGGTGACATAGAGAAAATGTTTCATCAAGTCAGAGTGCGGCCTATCGACGGGCCGGCGTTCCGTTTCCTCTGGCGTGATCCTGGTTCGACCAAACCAGTAGATGTTTACCAGATGGATGTGCACCTTTTCGGCGCTGTTTCCTCTCCAGCTGTTTGCTCGAACGCTTTACAACAAACAGTTAAGGACTACGGAAACGATAACCTCCTCCGGCACATCACTCGGCACTTCTACATGGACAATTGGTTGGTGTCCTTTCCTACGGAGGCAGAAGCCATCTCCACCGCTCATCGTCTAACCGAGACGTTGATAAAGGGTGGTTTCCCGCTCACCCAATGGGCAACATCCAATGCCATCGTTCGTAAATCTCTGCCAGGCCAACAACTCGAAGGGACAGTCATTAACATGGATCTTGACGCTGAACCCATCGAGAGAACTCTCGGCCTTGTATGGAATTTCCGCCTCGACGCCTTCATCTTAGGAGCTTCTGTTAGCACTGACGGTCGGACGAAACGTGATCTTCTGAAAGCCATCTTCAGCATCTTTGACCCACTCGGTTTCTTAGTTCCGATAGTGTTTCAGGCAAAGTTCCTGATGCAAGATATTTGGCGACGGAAATTCGATTGGGACGAAGAATTGGACCAAGATTTAATCGATCGCTGGATCCAGTGGGCGCGCCCATTACCTTCACTCAATGGCCTCGTTTTAGATCGCTGTATTACACCGACTAGTAACGATGTCGTGGTGACGGAGCTCCATGCCTTTGGTGACGCGTCTGAGATGGGATATGGGGCCGTCTGTTACGCCCGTTTCGTCTACCGTAACGGAACAGCAGATACCCGCCTTCTCATCTCCAAATCGAGAGTCGCACCATTGAAATTCATGACCATTCCGCGTCTTGAGTTGAACGCAGCCGTATTAGCTGCTCGCTTGGCTGCTCAGGTGCGAGAAGAACACGATCTCATATTTGAAACAACCACTTATTGGTCCGACTCGACTACCGTCCTCAGCTGGATCAAATCCAGCTCTTGCCGCTTCCACACATATGTCGGCAACCGAATAGGAGAAATCCTCGAGACTTCTTCACCCAACGAGTGGAATTATGTCCCGAGCACCGCCAACCCTGCTGATGATGCAAGTCGAGGACTCGACGCAGTTGAATTCAACTTGGAACATCGTTGGTTCTCTGGACCAGACTTTCTCAAAATTTCTACCGACTGGCCATGTAATCCGTCGTTTCCACCGTTGAAGTCAAATGACCCGGAGATCCGTGAGACTACGTGGGTTGGCCAAGTCCAATTGGTCGATAACGAGCTCAACAAATTAATTGAAAGGAAGTCGAGGATCCACATCATCGTTCGTACTGTCGCCTATATGTTTCGGTTCATTGCCAACGCACGCCAGAACCCGGAGCAGAGGAAGCTGGATGGTCTTTCTGCCGAAGAAATAAGTTCAGCTCGCAACGTTCTCCTTCGATACGCTCAGTCCAACGTTTACCGTGACGAGGTGGATGATTTACGGGCCGGCCGTCAAATCGAAAGCAGCTCCAGCCTCATCAAACTGTCGCCGTATTTGGATCATCGAGGTCTGTTGTGCGTGGGAGGTCGTATCGACAAAGCGCCTCTTCCAATCGACACTCGCCACCCGATCATTCTTCCGCGTCAACAACGCCTAACGGAGCTAATTCTCTTCCAAATGCACCTTGATCGCGCACATTTGTCGGCAGAGCAACTACATCACGAAGCACGAAGCCAATATTGGATCCCTAAAGGTAGAATTACTGCCCAACGGGTATTCAGCATGTGCTGCCCTTGCAAGAGGAAGTATGCAAAGGGCTTGAGACCAAAAATGGCCGGTTTACCCAGTTTCCGCTTGAAGACAGGATATCCCGCATTCACGCACACTGGTGTAGATTACTTTGGTCCAATAGACACCACCATTTTCCGACGAATTGTCAAAAGGTGGGGCTGCCTTTTCACATGCCTTACGTCCCGTTGTGTCCATTTGGAGATGGCCTATTCGTTAGACACCAGCTCATTTATCTCGGCACTGGATCGCTTTCAAAATCGTCGAGGTGTTCCGGCTTCGTTCCACAGCGACAATGGAACGAACTTTGTTGGTGCACAGCGTGAGTTGGCCGAATGTCTACAAAATCTCAATCAACATGCTATCCTTAAGCACCTTGGTCGTCAACCAACCAAATGGTACTTCAATCCACCCATCGCTCCGCACTTCGGTGGTGCATGGGAGCGAATGGTCCGCTCCGCCAAGTCGGCCTTAAGATCCGTCTTGGGAAAGCAACGGCTCACCGATGAGATCCTCGTCACCGCACTGTCTCACATAGAAAACGTGCTCAACAGCCGAAAACTCACAGCCACTAGTGATGACCCTTCCGACCCAGAAAGCTTGACGCCAAATCATCTGCTTCTTGGTCGTGCGAATCCCAACGTTCCACCCGACGTCTTCTCCGAAGCTGATTTATGCGCCAAAAAACGGTGGCGAATATCGCAGGCACTCGCAGATCAGTTCTGGTGCCGTTGGATGAAGGAAATAATACCAGGTCTCACGGAGCGTGAAAAATGGTATCAAGACCAACCGAATCTCGAAGTTGGTGACATCGTTGTCTTCATAGATCCGTCCACTCCCCGTGGTGTTTGGCCCACTGGCAAAGTCATCCAAGTCGTCGCCGGAAAGGATGGGATCGTCCGATCGGCCCATATCCAGACGAACGGAACGGAACGTCATCGACCAGTGCATCAACTCCTTCTAATCGAATCCGTCCACGTCAGAGAAGGTGCGACTAACCCAGTAGATCGCAGGGCCGGCGATGTTGGCAACTCAGCGGTTGCCAAAACCGTTAAGTTCGCCGAAAGTACCGAACCCGATCTGGCAACGCCTGAAATAGGGTCAGGGAAATCGGTAACGAAGGGTGGAGCTACCGACGACCCGACATTACAGAACAACGAGCCCACCGGAGCACATGTTGCAGCTCACTAG